A genomic stretch from Sphingobacterium sp. ML3W includes:
- a CDS encoding HAD family hydrolase has translation MDKFIIKGVIFDYGGTLDTNGGHWGAVIWSGYEKYQVPVNLNSFQEAYAYAERQMAIQPIIKPDFNFLEVLEAKLKVQFEYLIAAGYDLDMQLADKIAFDGYSLAKDTVAQVKPLLAILGDQYPIVMVSNFYGNLKAVLADFGILSYFKAVVESAVVGVRKPDPAIYALGVETMGLPATEILVVGDSYSKDMAPAKAVGCQTLWLKGQTWGEDKLQDTSAADKQFSTIFDLKDFV, from the coding sequence ATGGATAAGTTTATAATTAAGGGAGTCATTTTTGATTACGGTGGTACATTAGATACGAATGGTGGACATTGGGGAGCAGTGATATGGTCCGGTTACGAAAAATATCAAGTCCCGGTTAACCTGAATTCCTTTCAAGAAGCCTATGCCTACGCCGAACGTCAAATGGCGATTCAGCCGATTATCAAGCCAGATTTTAATTTCCTGGAAGTACTTGAAGCGAAATTGAAAGTACAGTTTGAGTATCTTATTGCCGCCGGCTATGATCTGGATATGCAATTAGCTGATAAAATCGCATTTGATGGTTATTCGCTTGCCAAAGATACTGTTGCTCAAGTAAAACCATTATTGGCTATTCTGGGCGATCAATATCCCATTGTGATGGTATCCAACTTCTATGGAAATCTAAAAGCTGTGTTGGCTGATTTCGGAATTTTATCATATTTTAAAGCAGTTGTCGAGTCAGCGGTAGTGGGGGTACGTAAGCCAGATCCTGCAATTTATGCACTTGGTGTCGAGACGATGGGTTTACCCGCTACAGAGATCTTAGTCGTGGGAGATTCCTATAGTAAGGACATGGCTCCAGCAAAGGCTGTCGGTTGTCAGACGCTATGGCTGAAAGGACAGACTTGGGGAGAAGATAAACTACAGGATACTTCTGCCGCGGATAAACAATTTAGTACCATCTTTGATCTCAAGGATTTTGTTTAA
- a CDS encoding DJ-1/PfpI family protein gives MAKKILLLVGDFVEDYEAMVPFQAMGSIGIAVDAIAPDRKKGDVVPTAVHDFTGDQTYKELRGHNFAINKDFDQVNPEEYDGLYIAGGRSAEYIRLNQRVLEITRHFFEKNKPVAAICHGIQVLTAAKVLTGRTLTAYVAVGPDIELAGGIWKNIPADQAVVDGNLVTSPAWPGHQAILKEFYKLLDINITI, from the coding sequence ATGGCAAAAAAAATATTATTACTTGTTGGAGACTTTGTAGAAGACTACGAAGCGATGGTTCCATTTCAAGCCATGGGATCAATAGGAATAGCAGTTGATGCCATTGCCCCTGACCGAAAAAAGGGCGATGTGGTGCCTACCGCGGTACATGATTTTACAGGTGACCAAACGTATAAGGAACTACGGGGACATAATTTTGCGATCAATAAGGATTTTGATCAGGTCAACCCAGAAGAATATGATGGGCTCTATATTGCAGGTGGTCGTTCGGCGGAATATATCCGTCTTAACCAACGTGTATTGGAAATTACCAGGCATTTCTTTGAAAAGAATAAGCCTGTTGCAGCAATATGTCACGGGATTCAAGTATTGACAGCAGCAAAGGTTCTGACTGGGCGTACATTAACGGCGTATGTCGCCGTAGGGCCGGATATTGAATTGGCAGGCGGTATCTGGAAAAATATTCCAGCTGATCAGGCGGTTGTAGATGGAAACCTCGTTACATCTCCTGCTTGGCCGGGACATCAAGCTATCCTAAAAGAATTTTATAAATTATTGGACATAAACATTACTATTTAA
- a CDS encoding helix-turn-helix domain-containing protein, translated as MSPIDKFDDNRDFFAFHIKGNKSKPVFSPQQQHILANKSLYSLCLIKKGETSFIINDERVQVGQHHLLLTHPSSKVNGASVTKSWDCEVYLIFFSIDFTFKLELQKDFFDFTKKSLALNNNHIFSLSTPDAANLSNLFKQFIHYDKQGGDYIFKPQIIKSLTEVLFCEIARLASQNIKNIPVVPSRKREILANFYLQLKQSFRREHMVQFYASELGITPKHLSVITKELTGKPAIELIQNVLVEEAKCLLHQGFSIGEIAKQLHFSDQSFFGKFFKRYVGISPKEFRQKA; from the coding sequence ATGTCACCCATTGATAAATTCGATGACAACAGAGATTTTTTCGCTTTTCACATCAAGGGAAACAAATCCAAACCAGTCTTCAGCCCACAGCAACAACATATATTGGCGAACAAGAGCCTTTATTCACTCTGCCTAATAAAAAAGGGGGAAACCTCTTTTATTATAAATGACGAACGGGTACAAGTTGGACAGCATCACCTGCTCTTGACTCATCCCTCGTCGAAAGTCAATGGAGCATCTGTCACCAAATCTTGGGACTGTGAAGTCTATTTGATTTTCTTTAGTATAGATTTTACGTTTAAATTGGAACTTCAAAAAGACTTTTTTGACTTCACAAAAAAGTCGCTCGCATTGAATAACAATCACATTTTTTCACTTTCGACACCAGATGCCGCAAACCTGTCCAACCTATTCAAGCAGTTTATTCATTACGACAAGCAAGGTGGGGACTATATTTTCAAGCCGCAGATTATCAAGTCATTGACGGAAGTGTTGTTTTGTGAAATCGCACGTTTAGCCAGCCAAAATATAAAAAATATTCCCGTGGTACCTTCACGGAAAAGAGAAATATTGGCCAATTTCTACTTGCAATTAAAACAATCTTTCCGTCGGGAACATATGGTACAGTTTTACGCTTCAGAATTAGGTATTACACCCAAACACCTCTCAGTGATCACGAAAGAGCTCACCGGAAAGCCAGCAATAGAATTGATTCAGAATGTTTTGGTGGAAGAGGCTAAATGTTTGCTCCATCAGGGGTTTTCGATCGGAGAAATCGCGAAACAGTTACATTTTTCAGATCAGTCTTTTTTTGGAAAATTCTTTAAGCGATATGTAGGCATATCGCCTAAAGAATTTCGTCAAAAAGCCTGA
- a CDS encoding NAD(P)H-dependent oxidoreductase — MKILAFAGTSNKNSINKTFVTSTSKYYKEVDDSIELLDLNHFEMPIYSYDKEVELGIPQLAHDFAAKMDAADFLLISLAEHNGSYTSAYKNIVDWVSRIPNRKTFNGKPVFLLATSPGPMGGSTVLNAAVNRITWDGADILDSFSLPEFHKNFEEGKGITNPTLRSQLEAKVRKTKRALAEKLTVQG; from the coding sequence ATGAAAATATTAGCATTTGCAGGAACAAGTAATAAGAATTCTATCAATAAAACCTTTGTAACAAGTACTTCTAAATATTACAAAGAAGTCGATGATAGCATAGAGCTTCTTGACCTGAATCATTTTGAAATGCCTATTTATTCTTATGATAAGGAAGTAGAATTAGGCATTCCACAATTAGCGCATGATTTTGCAGCAAAGATGGATGCCGCGGATTTCTTGCTTATTTCACTGGCGGAACATAATGGCTCCTATACTTCGGCTTACAAAAACATTGTTGACTGGGTATCACGGATTCCGAATCGCAAAACCTTCAATGGGAAGCCTGTTTTCTTATTAGCTACTTCTCCGGGTCCAATGGGTGGCTCAACTGTACTAAATGCAGCGGTCAATAGAATTACCTGGGATGGTGCTGATATCCTGGACTCATTCTCCCTACCTGAATTTCATAAAAATTTTGAGGAAGGAAAAGGTATTACCAATCCTACTTTGAGAAGCCAGCTTGAAGCTAAAGTACGTAAGACTAAACGTGCTCTTGCTGAAAAGTTAACGGTTCAAGGTTAA
- a CDS encoding M15 family metallopeptidase: protein MKLNFCLSIGLAFFAFQTKAQQKMPANFVYVKESIPTITLEMRYFGSHNFTGKPIPGYEKPVAILTQRAALALQQVEQHLNNQGLALKIFDAYRPQRAVDHFKVWSLATQDTIAKREFYPELDKKNLFKLGFIATKSGHSRGSTVDLTLVSLKDHKEIDMGGPFDFFGAVSHHNYTKLTAKQKENRRILREAMAKFGFKAYDKEWWHYTLKDEPYRKTYFDFIVK, encoded by the coding sequence ATGAAACTCAACTTCTGTCTATCCATTGGTCTTGCTTTTTTTGCCTTCCAAACGAAAGCTCAACAAAAGATGCCAGCAAACTTCGTCTACGTAAAAGAATCCATTCCGACAATTACCCTCGAAATGCGTTATTTTGGAAGCCATAATTTTACAGGAAAACCTATCCCTGGCTACGAAAAACCTGTTGCAATCCTGACACAGCGTGCCGCATTGGCCTTACAGCAAGTTGAACAACATCTAAACAATCAGGGCTTGGCATTAAAAATTTTTGATGCCTATCGTCCGCAACGCGCTGTTGATCATTTTAAAGTCTGGTCACTGGCCACCCAAGATACAATCGCTAAGCGAGAGTTCTATCCAGAGCTAGATAAGAAAAACTTATTTAAACTCGGTTTCATTGCGACCAAATCAGGACATAGTCGCGGTAGTACCGTCGATTTAACATTGGTCAGTCTTAAAGATCATAAAGAAATAGATATGGGCGGTCCTTTTGATTTCTTTGGTGCCGTCTCTCATCATAACTATACCAAACTAACTGCAAAACAAAAGGAAAACCGCAGGATACTACGTGAGGCTATGGCTAAATTTGGGTTTAAGGCCTACGATAAGGAATGGTGGCACTACACCTTAAAGGATGAACCCTATCGCAAAACGTATTTTGATTTTATTGTAAAGTAA
- the ppk1 gene encoding polyphosphate kinase 1, whose amino-acid sequence MAKKFIPRDVSWLSFNGRVLQEAADETVPLPLRIKFLGIFSNNLDEFFRVRVAGLKRAIDLKDKSANQSFYEDPQLILEELNIRVIKQQKKFDNTWNRIQKDMAKQNVFIKTSEELSPEQQQFVSEYYQDDVESNVIPLILDDVRPMPYIRDKSLYLGIAMGKSEWQYETKFALIEIPTSQNGRFVQLPAPKDEKHIILLEDVIKFNLPLIFSYFGFDVFHAHVFKVTKDAEFDIDNDINTTLVEKISKGVKNRRKGKPTRFIFDQEMDPKLVEFLIKKLNLSKKDSIIPGQKIHNFKHFMDFPNVFKSYHQPQERTSFPHPYLQNYERVTDTILKKDVLLSFPYHEFRPIIDLLREAAMDPDVKTIQITAYRLASNSKVANALINAARNGKEVTVMLELRARFDEENNLDWKEKLELEGIKVLTGIPNKKVHAKLCVIKKRTGAKTIQYGFVSTGNINEKTAKLYGDYCLLTSNRDVIADINKVFNYLRRPKSDPAEMIKNCKSLLICPIDMRRELLHFIDLEIAEAKAGRKASIIVKVNSLSDKDMIKKLYDAATAGVKIDLIIRGIYCATNQKTFKAPMNAISIVDEYLEHARVMYFYNAGKELMYISSADWMTRNLDHRIEAAVKITSKKIKEDLKEMLYIQLTDNVKARILNNSLSNHYVENKKEPCRSQIEIYNYLKRKITDH is encoded by the coding sequence ATGGCGAAAAAATTTATTCCTAGAGATGTTAGCTGGTTGAGCTTTAATGGTAGAGTATTACAAGAGGCTGCAGATGAGACTGTACCTTTACCCTTAAGGATCAAATTTTTAGGTATATTTTCCAATAATCTGGACGAATTTTTTCGTGTACGTGTAGCAGGCCTCAAACGTGCCATCGACCTCAAGGACAAAAGTGCCAATCAATCTTTTTATGAAGATCCGCAACTGATTTTAGAAGAACTCAATATTCGGGTAATCAAACAGCAAAAGAAATTTGATAACACCTGGAACCGGATCCAAAAAGATATGGCCAAGCAAAACGTTTTTATCAAGACGAGCGAAGAGCTTAGTCCCGAGCAACAGCAGTTTGTCAGCGAGTATTATCAGGATGATGTAGAATCGAATGTTATTCCGTTGATTCTAGACGATGTTCGACCAATGCCCTATATCCGTGACAAGAGTCTTTATTTAGGTATCGCCATGGGAAAAAGTGAATGGCAATATGAGACTAAGTTTGCCCTAATTGAAATTCCCACCAGCCAGAACGGACGCTTCGTCCAATTGCCGGCACCAAAGGATGAAAAACATATTATTCTTCTCGAAGATGTCATTAAGTTCAATCTTCCCTTGATATTTTCATATTTCGGTTTCGATGTATTCCATGCGCATGTGTTTAAGGTAACGAAAGATGCAGAATTCGATATCGATAACGACATCAATACAACGCTGGTTGAGAAGATAAGCAAAGGAGTCAAAAATAGACGGAAAGGTAAACCAACCCGTTTTATCTTTGATCAGGAGATGGATCCAAAACTCGTTGAGTTTCTGATCAAAAAACTCAACCTATCAAAAAAAGACAGTATCATACCTGGACAAAAGATCCATAATTTCAAGCATTTTATGGACTTTCCGAATGTGTTTAAATCCTATCATCAACCACAGGAAAGAACTTCATTTCCACATCCCTATCTTCAAAATTATGAACGGGTCACCGATACAATTTTGAAGAAAGATGTTCTGCTCTCCTTTCCCTATCATGAGTTTCGGCCTATCATTGACCTGCTACGTGAAGCAGCAATGGATCCGGATGTAAAAACGATACAGATTACAGCCTACCGTTTGGCTTCGAATTCCAAGGTCGCCAATGCATTGATCAATGCTGCCCGAAATGGCAAGGAAGTAACGGTCATGCTTGAACTGCGGGCGCGATTTGATGAGGAGAACAATCTGGACTGGAAAGAAAAGCTTGAATTGGAAGGCATCAAAGTCCTTACGGGGATTCCCAATAAAAAGGTACATGCCAAATTATGTGTCATCAAAAAGCGGACTGGCGCAAAAACAATTCAATATGGCTTTGTCAGCACCGGTAATATCAATGAAAAAACGGCCAAATTATACGGGGATTACTGCCTGTTGACAAGCAATAGAGATGTCATTGCGGATATTAATAAAGTCTTCAATTACCTCAGAAGACCAAAATCAGACCCCGCCGAGATGATCAAAAACTGTAAAAGCTTATTGATCTGTCCAATTGATATGCGCAGGGAATTGCTACATTTTATCGATCTGGAAATCGCAGAAGCTAAAGCTGGCCGAAAAGCATCTATCATTGTCAAAGTAAACTCGCTGAGTGATAAAGATATGATTAAAAAACTCTATGATGCTGCAACCGCCGGAGTTAAAATAGACCTTATTATCCGTGGGATTTATTGCGCGACAAACCAGAAAACATTTAAAGCCCCGATGAATGCGATTTCAATCGTCGACGAATATCTGGAACATGCCCGAGTCATGTATTTCTACAACGCCGGTAAAGAATTAATGTATATTTCCTCGGCGGATTGGATGACACGAAATTTAGATCATCGCATTGAAGCTGCTGTAAAAATCACCAGTAAAAAAATTAAGGAAGATTTAAAGGAAATGCTTTACATTCAGCTAACCGATAATGTTAAAGCTCGTATTCTCAACAATTCCCTAAGCAATCACTACGTCGAAAATAAAAAGGAGCCTTGCCGCTCGCAGATTGAGATCTACAATTATTTAAAAAGAAAAATAACAGATCATTAA